In Candidatus Vogelbacteria bacterium, the following proteins share a genomic window:
- a CDS encoding CTP synthase: MAKPRQKYIFVLGGVISGVGKGATTSSIAAILKSRGFKVNPIKIDPYLNVDAGTMNPIEHGEVFVLDSGLETDQDMGNYERFLDQTLPAESYMTSGMVYKYVIDKERALGYAGKCVDPLPYVSAEILRRIQKSVDKTGSEITIVEIGGTVGEYQNAIFIEAARILKLKHPEDVVFVLVSYLPVPGKLGEMKTKPTQYAVRSMNSYGVHPDIIVARAEHPIDKSRKEKLAFSSNIPVERIISAPDISSIYEIPLNFEKDSLSDTILKLLKLKARHKDLKEWRAMFEKMQTAKEVVNIAIVGKYFKTGDFVLKDVYISVIESLKHAGGALGKKVNIDWLDSEDYEGVAGKKKLAELKAYDGVLVPGGFGSRGIEGKINVIQFVRENKIPYFGLCYGMQLAVIEYARHKAGLAGANTTEIDKEAKHKVIDIMEDQKQKVKDGNFGASMRLGSYPAHLKGGTVAREAYKKTEISERHRHRFEVNPEYIAKIEEAGLIFSGTSPDRRLMEIAELPKEVHPFFVGVQFHPELKSSPLNPHPLFTAFIKASVGRRRESKK, encoded by the coding sequence ATGGCTAAACCCAGACAGAAATATATTTTTGTACTTGGTGGAGTGATCTCCGGGGTTGGCAAGGGCGCTACCACTTCATCTATTGCTGCTATTCTCAAGTCACGTGGTTTCAAGGTCAATCCGATTAAGATTGATCCTTATTTGAATGTGGACGCTGGCACAATGAATCCAATTGAACACGGTGAGGTTTTTGTACTGGATTCTGGTCTGGAAACTGACCAAGACATGGGAAACTATGAGCGCTTTTTGGATCAAACATTGCCAGCTGAAAGTTATATGACTTCAGGAATGGTTTATAAATACGTGATTGATAAAGAGCGAGCTCTTGGTTATGCCGGTAAGTGTGTTGATCCGTTACCGTATGTGTCAGCTGAAATTTTAAGACGAATCCAAAAGTCGGTTGATAAAACTGGTTCGGAAATAACGATTGTCGAAATCGGAGGAACTGTCGGTGAGTATCAAAATGCGATTTTTATTGAAGCGGCTCGTATTTTGAAATTGAAACATCCGGAAGATGTGGTGTTTGTGTTGGTTAGTTATCTGCCAGTGCCTGGTAAGTTGGGTGAAATGAAAACTAAGCCGACTCAATATGCAGTTCGCAGTATGAACTCTTATGGTGTGCACCCAGATATTATTGTGGCCCGAGCCGAACATCCGATCGATAAATCGCGCAAAGAAAAACTGGCTTTTTCTAGTAATATTCCAGTCGAAAGAATTATCTCCGCTCCCGATATTAGTAGTATTTACGAAATACCACTGAACTTTGAAAAAGATAGTTTATCAGACACGATTTTGAAATTGTTAAAACTTAAAGCGCGTCACAAAGATTTGAAAGAATGGCGGGCGATGTTTGAGAAAATGCAGACCGCTAAAGAAGTGGTTAATATTGCGATTGTTGGTAAATATTTTAAAACCGGAGACTTCGTTTTGAAGGATGTTTATATTTCCGTCATAGAATCGCTCAAGCATGCTGGTGGAGCTTTGGGTAAAAAGGTGAATATCGATTGGTTAGATTCGGAAGATTACGAAGGGGTGGCTGGCAAGAAAAAATTAGCGGAATTAAAAGCCTATGACGGAGTTTTGGTGCCGGGTGGTTTTGGTTCACGGGGGATTGAAGGGAAGATTAACGTTATCCAGTTTGTCCGAGAAAACAAGATTCCATACTTTGGCCTTTGCTACGGTATGCAGTTGGCTGTCATCGAATATGCGCGTCACAAAGCCGGTCTGGCTGGAGCCAATACCACTGAGATAGATAAAGAAGCTAAACACAAAGTGATCGACATTATGGAAGATCAAAAACAGAAAGTGAAAGATGGTAATTTTGGAGCGAGTATGCGTTTGGGATCTTATCCAGCTCACTTGAAGGGTGGGACGGTGGCTCGGGAGGCTTATAAAAAAACCGAGATAAGTGAAAGACACCGTCATCGTTTTGAAGTGAACCCAGAGTATATTGCTAAAATAGAAGAAGCTGGTCTGATTTTTTCTGGGACATCACCTGATCGACGCTTGATGGAAATAGCGGAATTACCAAAAGAAGTTCATCCGTTTTTTGTGGGGGTTCAATTTCACCCAGAACTAAAATCTAGTCCCTTAAATCCACATCCTCTTTTTACGGCTTTTATTAAAGCATCTGTCGGGCGTCGACGCGAGTCTAAAAAATAA
- a CDS encoding endonuclease/exonuclease/phosphatase family protein — protein sequence MKLITLNTWGGQLAKELEAFIKNQSDTGIFCFQEVFNNASKVNIDPGSALSLVNLTNISKDFFQDIERWLPNHRGFFVDLFDNLYGLAIFVKKDLAVIDHGEVLVYENPNFPDPEHADADHNRKLQWIKINLDNKEYYIMNVHGHWTGVDKNDNPARLEQSTRIKKFVDSVSGEKILCGDFNLNPNIESVAILDEGMVNLIKTNNVTSTRTSLYTKEAKFADYIFVTPTIKVLDFKVLPEEVSDHAALLLEI from the coding sequence ATGAAATTAATTACCTTGAATACTTGGGGTGGTCAGTTGGCTAAGGAGTTAGAAGCTTTTATAAAAAATCAGTCCGATACTGGTATCTTTTGTTTTCAGGAGGTTTTTAATAATGCCAGTAAGGTGAATATTGATCCTGGCTCGGCTTTATCTTTGGTGAACCTAACCAATATATCCAAAGATTTTTTTCAGGATATTGAAAGGTGGCTGCCCAACCATCGGGGATTTTTTGTAGATTTGTTTGATAATCTTTATGGGCTAGCGATCTTTGTGAAAAAAGATTTAGCAGTTATTGACCATGGGGAAGTGTTGGTCTATGAAAATCCTAATTTCCCAGACCCGGAGCATGCGGATGCCGATCATAATCGGAAACTGCAATGGATTAAAATAAATTTAGACAATAAAGAATATTACATCATGAATGTTCACGGACATTGGACTGGTGTCGATAAAAATGATAATCCAGCTAGACTTGAGCAGTCGACAAGAATTAAAAAATTTGTGGACTCAGTAAGTGGAGAGAAAATTTTATGTGGCGATTTTAATCTAAATCCTAATATTGAGAGTGTGGCTATTTTAGATGAGGGAATGGTTAATCTGATTAAGACAAACAATGTTACTTCAACTAGAACTAGTTTGTATACCAAAGAAGCTAAATTTGCTGATTATATTTTTGTTACCCCGACGATTAAGGTATTAGACTTTAAAGTGTTGCCGGAAGAAGTGTCAGATCATGCGGCTTTATTGCTCGAGATTTAA
- a CDS encoding cold shock domain-containing protein codes for MQGTIKTLTDKGFGFISREGESKDLFFHSKELRGVTFDELREGDVVTFEIVQGEKGPAAVNVARA; via the coding sequence ATGCAAGGTACTATCAAAACACTTACAGACAAAGGCTTCGGCTTTATCTCTCGTGAAGGTGAAAGTAAAGACTTGTTCTTCCACTCAAAGGAATTGCGAGGCGTAACTTTTGACGAATTACGAGAAGGTGACGTTGTCACTTTTGAAATCGTTCAAGGTGAAAAGGGTCCAGCCGCTGTAAACGTTGCTCGCGCGTAA
- a CDS encoding class I SAM-dependent methyltransferase encodes MKRNFINYRKNGKKGGNFWDNEYKKEGFLAISDDPSEDMIKFTNWLKREYGYSHLNATMSVLDLGCGNGRNLLYLAKTFGSRGVGYDISGEAIKQARKKSEAWQLTYEARSIAPPLSAGDQSQMIVMDMMTSHFLKADERKSLVEEINRVLRPDGFFFFKTFLLDEDENAKRLLKESPAEEKGSYIHPRIGVAEHVSTEDEIIDLLSPYFFIHKILKSHRHKSKGQAFKRRSVCIYAQKKA; translated from the coding sequence ATGAAAAGAAATTTCATCAACTATCGCAAGAATGGGAAAAAGGGTGGCAACTTCTGGGACAACGAATACAAGAAGGAGGGCTTTTTAGCTATTTCTGACGACCCTAGTGAAGACATGATCAAATTCACCAATTGGTTGAAGCGCGAATACGGCTACAGCCACCTCAACGCCACCATGTCGGTCTTAGACCTTGGTTGTGGCAACGGTCGCAATCTTTTGTATTTGGCAAAGACTTTTGGCTCCCGCGGTGTTGGTTATGATATTTCCGGGGAAGCTATCAAACAAGCTCGCAAAAAAAGTGAAGCTTGGCAACTAACCTACGAAGCTCGATCTATTGCTCCACCCCTCTCTGCCGGCGACCAATCTCAAATGATTGTTATGGATATGATGACCTCTCACTTCCTAAAAGCTGATGAGCGAAAAAGTTTAGTTGAAGAAATAAACCGAGTCTTACGCCCAGATGGTTTTTTCTTTTTCAAAACCTTCTTATTAGATGAGGACGAAAACGCCAAACGTTTACTTAAAGAAAGTCCAGCTGAAGAAAAAGGTTCTTATATTCATCCTCGCATCGGCGTAGCAGAACACGTCTCAACCGAAGATGAAATTATTGATTTATTATCGCCCTACTTCTTCATTCACAAAATCCTCAAATCTCACCGCCATAAAAGTAAAGGTCAAGCTTTCAAACGCCGCAGTGTCTGTATCTACGCTCAGAAAAAAGCTTAG
- the rlmB gene encoding 23S rRNA (guanosine(2251)-2'-O)-methyltransferase RlmB has translation MIYETVYLYGRHALSEALKNNPVAVLRVFVVEGSEDNKLVDLIKKNNITLTKVKINALPRGVDPEAVHQGYIAEINLKSLVVDYSDFISSLKVTPDTALVLLDEIQDPHNVGAIIRSSAGFGIAGVLVPEHNQAQISGSVIKVSAGMAFRVPLVTIGNVNNTVRDLKEKGFWIYGLDEDADHPLHQEVFDAPTVFILGNEAKGIREKTKELCDIRLAIELNPQCESLNVAASTAVTLYAWSNQHQSVLK, from the coding sequence ATGATTTACGAAACTGTTTACTTATACGGACGACACGCTCTCAGTGAAGCTCTAAAAAACAACCCAGTGGCGGTGTTGAGGGTGTTTGTGGTGGAAGGGAGTGAAGATAATAAATTGGTTGACCTGATCAAGAAAAACAATATTACCCTAACTAAAGTTAAAATAAATGCTTTACCTAGAGGGGTTGATCCAGAAGCTGTTCATCAAGGTTATATTGCCGAGATTAACTTAAAGAGTTTGGTTGTTGATTATAGTGACTTTATTAGTTCGCTTAAAGTGACACCAGATACTGCCTTGGTGTTATTGGATGAGATTCAAGACCCACATAATGTGGGTGCGATTATTAGATCGTCGGCTGGTTTTGGAATTGCGGGAGTCTTGGTGCCAGAACATAATCAAGCCCAGATCAGTGGTTCAGTTATTAAAGTATCAGCTGGGATGGCCTTTCGGGTGCCGCTGGTGACTATTGGAAATGTAAATAATACTGTTCGTGATTTGAAGGAGAAAGGTTTTTGGATTTATGGTTTAGACGAAGATGCTGATCATCCTCTCCATCAAGAAGTTTTCGATGCTCCAACTGTTTTTATTTTGGGTAATGAAGCTAAGGGGATTAGGGAAAAAACCAAGGAACTGTGTGACATTAGATTAGCGATTGAACTCAATCCACAATGTGAGTCGTTGAATGTGGCCGCTTCCACCGCAGTGACTTTGTACGCTTGGAGCAACCAACATCAATCTGTTTTAAAATAA